GAGAACCTTTCATCACCATTTGATGTTCTTATCATTTTCTGATAGGTACGAGCCCTGTCGTAGTCCATGGTCAACGGTCACAGGAAAAGAGAGCGGGAGACGACACAGACGGCAATGGAGGAATCACAGACAACCCAGTAGACAGCCAAGAACTGTTGCATTCAAGCTCATATACCAAGCatgcagatacatgtatagCCACATGGAATGTAGAAGAAACCATGGAGTGGCTAAGATCACAAGGTGTCGAAACCAGTTATGACAGTTTCAAGAAAGTGGATGGCACTCGCCTGAGGCAGATCAAGAACCTGCTCAACCTGGCGCCTGAATTTTGCCTAAAATCTCTGAAGGAGGAATTGAGTCTTAGCTTGTGGGACGTCTTATCGTTAGTTGATGCGTTGGAGAAACTAGAGTTTTAACCCtatccagcccccccccccggatgcaAAAACAGTCTGTAACACGAAAAGATCGCGCTGGGATGTtaactttcatgaaattttggTTCAAATTTTGAGACTAAATTCGCGAAGCCGAAGTTACGTAACATTTTTAAGTGCATGCCAGATCCAAAATTGCtgattttatgtacaaatccaatgcaagtTCTGTATGTATAGCCAAAATTCATCAATGTAtccttatttctatttttactgattaaaacCAATGGatatcatctttaatttatgACTAAAATAGTGTTGCcgacgatttccatcgaaaagacaatgaaaaacataaaaaaatagtaaatacaaaaaaattaaaaacaataaaatttgatattgccaaTTTTATAATATACATTTGATAATAATCCTAAGTAGAGTGTCTTTGCCAAAATCTAGCAGTTTTGGGGCCATATTTAAAGATTTACAGCCAAATTATGATGCGTTATttagtattatttatttattacaaataaattgaCAATATGATTGTGGAGATTACGTCATAAGTGACGTTCGGGCCAATATTCGTCGCGATCGCGagatcaacggccgagatcagggggggggggggggggcaaaacagcCCCCGGGGGCtatgcaatttcaaaatagccAGGGCCATATAGGGTTACAAATGTTCGCTAATATCGCCAAATTGGTATTGTAATTCCAACattcgtctactatcatttggtctaccatcagttcgcccaatatccacatggtctaattgccatttcgtccactcaccatgccgtctaataaccacttggtccaatagccatttagtccatataccattcgGTCTAATTAGcataagtgttaattgggcaaaatgaatgaaaataaaacgaatattagaccaactggtcatgagacgaaatggtcatagacgaactggtgattagaagaatcggaccaaatggttgttagacgaaatgttgatggacggaatggcattcgACTAGATGAAGGTAGagcatgtgatgagtggacgagttgacaGTGGACTAATTGgcaattttaattattatacTTCCACATAACTCTACATGGAAAAACAgtgtaattcattttcattataatttcctttttttgtgattAACATAATATCCCCTCTGCTTCGTCATGTTTTCCTTATCTCATTCTTCCTATACTTTCCTGTGCACTTGTTAATATCTTtatcttcttttcctttccctttgtTTTCTATCCTATAGTTGTCTCTGTGTCTCACGTGATACTAAATAAAGAGTGATTTTTAGGTGATTAATATTTCGAATTTTCTCTTTGACTTGTAATGTAAAGATATATTTTAATCGTacacataaaatgcaaatacCATGTCTTTGGTCTACGCTATCTACTTTTTTACTACATTGTCTTCTTCATTCCCTTTCTTCGGTAATTTCCATTACTTTTCTGAACCAAGTTTATTTTATGTGAAAACTTTTTCTATGAAAACCGTTGTCgtgaattattttcattcactgTTTTTATTTCTGTATATGTCATGTTTATTATGTATGTACACTTTGACAGGGCTCCCTTGTAAAGCAGGCCATTCGGCTTGAATGGGACAACCCTGTCTTTTAcagaaaacgtgaataaataaGTCATATATCTTGCCTATATACTCACACCTATAAGCTGTATAGCACTGTCTCTTTTGTATGTTTACCCGGTCAAGCCTCCCCATTTCCATTCTTTTCATTCCAGTCCCCTTTATTAGTCgggtccagatttgagaaaagTAGACAGCCTTAGGCAAATTGTGTTAATGCTGAATTGAGAAGTGTTATTGCATAATTTGAGGGCGCTGAGTCCAAATATGCTGTTTgccaaccttgattttgatgttaaaatcctcaaattggcaaaaacaatatggccACCATTCTACACCATTTTTGCTCTATTTTGAACCCCCAAAATTTGTAACAAAAATGATTGTCAACTGTTTTTGGTACTATTTGAtatcaggaataacatactaaaaatctaccaaaatccgcatccgggaaagtggttattttcaagatggcgtctaagatggccgccattcactgaaaattaaCATAACCGACTCTTTATCTACCCTAGACATCTTTCCTGGTGCATATATGTATTCAATGGTGTAGGGGGTAAAAGGAAAGAGTGAACataagcactccagggtacctgaaaatccaaaattgcgtaaaaatggctgccatggcctaaaaattcacaattcatctaATACATATTTTAGTGTCTTTTATTTGGGTTTTATTCATTGGTGATTCCAAGGGTCAAGTAGTAAACTGGGACAAATAACAAGGACAGTCAACGGTCTACtatgtccaaaattccaagatggatttcaaaattggagtctaaaatAACTAATGTTATCTAAAAAAACCCTCTAAAACCCGACATTTTAGTTTATTTTCTGCCTTGGGGATATGATGTTGGTGTCTAAACCCATGGTTTAATGGGTCAAGAAATAGGTTGGGACAAGTAACGAAGACAATCAGTGGTCCTCCatgtaaaaaaatccaagatggtttgcgaaaatggagtataaaatgACTGTCGTTAATTACAAACCGACATAGGTTGTTTAATAACCGCCTGGAGAATGTGATTTTTTAGTAAAAcgcatggtttaaagggtcaagtattacattgggacaagttagaAGGGCAGTGAGGGGTTCCAGAATTTCAACAAATCCAAactggcttccaaaaatggagtctaaaatggccGTTCTTACCGAAAaactgacatagtttgtttaatatcagcctggggtatatgattttgatgtttaacccatggtttaaagggtcaagtactaaattaggacaagttacaaggacattCAGAGGTCCAGCATGTCCAAGAATCCAAAAGGCTTCAAAAATTTGAGTCTAAAATGGCTATTGTTACCTATAAACTaatatagtttgtttaatatccgccTGGGGTATATGATTGTGTTGTCTAACCCTTGGTTTAAAGGCTCAAGTAACTtacattaggataagttacaagggcaATCAATGGTCTTGTAtgtctaaaaatccaagatggcgtccaataaaggagtctaaaatggctgctgatacttaaaaattGGCATAATCCATTTAGAATCCATCTGggaaatatgattttggtgtgtACACgatggtttcaagggttaaaTGATACTTCTGGATTAGTTACAATGGTATGAAGctgtccattttgcctattattcaAAGATGGCTTCGAAAAACGATTCTAAAAAGACTTCCATTACTCAAACATAGTCATAATTAGGTGAACAAAATCTACACTATTGTGGTTTAAAGGCTAAAATAATAAATCGGGACAAATAACAAGGATGGTCAGTTTTCCTTTTCGTCGTAAAAATTCCAAAACGAATTCTAAAATTGCGTAAAAATTAGTGCTTTCCCCCAATCATGAAACCATAGGATAGTCCTAAGCACTAAAATGCTGTGTCTTGAAATACTTATCAGTGAATTATGGTACTTTTTAGGTGAAAGTGTACCTCATttcttaaatttttattttcggATGTTTACTTATTGTTGCACCATCATCTAATTATGCCACTAACTCTTGTAAAACATATATTTATGAGCCTTAAAAACATAGCAGAGACACCAAAATAGTGGCGCTAGGTGGGATAtgaagtattgccatttttgtttcAATGGTGGCCAATTCTAATGCAATTTTTTGAGCGTTCTTCATTTTTTTGACATAATGGACAACAGCGTATCCCTGTAATTCGTCTTCacctatattatttgacccGTGAAATCATAAGAAAGACACAAATATGTCTCTGGGTAGATAATATATGCACTTTGTAGCCAAATTTTTAACTAATGGCAACCATTTTAAGccatcatgatttttttgtcaaactgCACCACTGATAAACCTTGAAATTTTTCCAATGCAATTTCCCCCTTAGAACCATGATTtgttatatgttttattttttctcggTAGAAAAAGTTATTTCTACCAAGTGGATATTATATGAATTTGGACCATTTCATAGTTATAACGTCCATTATAGACGGCATTTTGGAAGGTCTCTGACACACTCACTGACTATCTTGTAAAAATTTCCTAATTTTTTATTTGccttgaaaactgtttgatgattttgattttgatgatttactttaatttttggAGTTGATGTTAGGACGACTGCGGTTATGGACGCTTTGTTGGATTTCCAGGTACCCTGGACAACCTGTTGTAACTATAACCTGTCTCAATAGACTTTGTTTAacttcaagtttcatgaaaaagacATCTGTAccctaaaagttatgacatttcaaaaacttaaccttggttaagatttgatgttgacttcGCCACCGTAGGATAAGCGACGTCCATGTTTTGCTTTTGCTTTGCAGGCGAGGAAAAATGGCGGACACGTTAAGGATATCACTATGTGATTATGCCATcattattggtctagttcataaaacttggacataagagtattcaagtatcactgaacaacctgtgcgcatttcaggtcacatgaccaaggtcaaaggtcaatgaactttggccataatgggggtatctgttgaattaccatcataactttgaaaatttatggatctgactcatgaaacctgaacataagagtaatcaagtatcaatgaacaccctgtgcgagtttcaggtcacatgatcaaggtcaaaggtcatgtaaggtcaatgaactttggccatgttattttttgttgaattaccatcatatctctgtaagtgtagtGGTCTAgatcataaaacgtggacataagagtaaccatgtatcactgaacatcttgtgcgagtttcaggtcacatgaccaaggtcaaaggtcaatggatattgcccatgttgggggtatttgttgaattaccatcataactctgtacctgtaagtatattggtctagttcataaaacttggacataagagtcgtcaagtaacactgaacatctcatgcgagtttcaggtcacatgaccaaagtcaaaggtcatttaaggtcattgaacttaggccattttagaggtaattattagattgctgtcatatagtgtataaaatgtggatataggggtaatcaagtatcactgacaagttttaggtcacattatcaagttcaaatgtcaatgaacgtagtattgtaccATATGAacggtgttttttgtgaataattattaaaaggttgtttttcaaagtcagcactgctgctatattgaatcgcgtgatgcaggtgagaccgccagaggcattccacttgttattcaaTCAATCCACCTATATGCAGCTATtaccaaaaatgttaaaaagggtgttttcgactcgccgtacggccgccgtagatcaaAACTAATGTGACCGAGGTAATGAGGGTAGAAGCtctaatcagtggcgtaccgtgggtcacggcattggggggggggggcaccagcaaaaaaattcgagtcacttagggagcgcgctcagttgccaggtatactgacctaataaagacattttaaggacaagcagtgccattaaacagatatgtatctcactgattagataatgcgagcgcgaagcgcgagctgaaaatttttaatattcagacctaaaaaaggacattataagcaagttttttgtaatcatgatctgtctcgctaaacaaacaatgcgagcgcgaagcgcgagctgaaatttttgtatacattgacccaaacagggacattttaaggactatattttaggaatccatttagagtataaatatctcagcatagtcatctaatgctagtgcaatcctttgctgattttgttagaattacatctgaacacattaagcactttttgtagtcattgtaatcaggattatcatacgcatctcactaatcaaatactgcgagcgcgaagcgcgagctgattttttttgttgtaattcacacctgaagaggggcattctaaggcttgtttgtaggaattcacaaaGACCtaacgtatttcactaaccaaatgatgcgagtgcgaagcgcgagctgaaaagttttgatattcagatcagaaaaattgacattttaaggacagattttaggaatttatgaagagcagacatctcaccaatcaactaatgcgaacgttagcacggacaggaaatgttttatattaagaccttaaaatagggcaatcactttaagtagtcatgaaaaagaagcaaatgtcactacataaaacaataataactcgaattgcgaggaaatatatttggtgtatattgttttgaaaacgggaggttttagtacaacaggatcatATATcccgttaaacagtctatgcgagcaccaggaacaatgaagacataggcccttagcgaataatgtttcataacgttatgaaaaaatgcttcttatgtaatataacataacataatataatataacatttcaatgaacaataatttcttctttccccactacgtttctcttcctttctccctctttttctccttttccccgttttttttttttttttttttttttttggccagccgattgggggggggggggcatgtgcccccccatagttacgccactggctcTAATTATAACTCTTTTGACCTACTAAAACAATTATGTTATCATAAAACTCGCATTAACTGATAAAATATCatctttgttatttttgtgTCTATGTGAACACATTAAATGAATTCGAACggaagaaaacataaataaacaggaattcaaacagaaaaaaaaaacgatgacAAAAATTAGATGGGAgatataaaaaaagggaaagaatgaaTGTCAGATAGATGGGAGATTGATTactcctttgaaaaaaaaaatatcgttcAGAGACAATGGATTGGGCCTCATCGAATTTTATATCGCAATCTAAAGTTCAATGTTCAATGTACAACTTGCAgtgatataatcatgattcaccATACCTGTACACACATGAAGATATCATTATTGATTATAAGTAATAGTTTAATTAATATAGCCGCAATCATGGCCGAAACACACTCTCTAAAACATGAGAAAATATTTACGAaagatcaaaatgaaatatttgaagcTTACTGTCAAAGGATTGATAAATTTCTTCTGAATTTCAAGAAAAGTCGAAGTCTGTCAGATATATACGTCGATGATGACATATTTGCAATGGTTAACCAACTGGCAACCAGAGATATGAGATCGGCCATCATTGCATATTTGGCTTCACGTGAAGATATCGTTGATATATTCCTGATGGTTTGGAAAAACCTTACTGAAGTAAACATTTCCACCTTTTTTGATTTGATAACGTGTATTTGTAGCCTTACACATTATTCGGAAGAGTTTGGATATGCATTTGGCGAAAAGGGGTGTCTTCCTTTGCTTTTTCTTCATCTACACAAGGAAGATCTCGACGAAAGTCAAATCGGTGTAATACTCGCCATCCTTTATAACTGTTGCTGGAAAGCTCCAGAGAACAGAATTATCTGTCGAGAATTCATCGATACCCTCCAGGTGTTTGCGCAATCTCAGGACCCTGTGATTCAGGCCGATGCATTCCTGGCGCTATCGTATATTGTCGACAAATCAGAGGTTCATAAGATTTCCTTGAATGAACCATGTCTGAATTTTATCCTGCTAGCCCTCGAGTCGGCCATGAGCGCTCAAGGTGCGCAAAATGCGTTCGGATACTCGACCCTCGAACTTCTACAAGGCCTCAACCAGCTCGCCATAAACGACTGCAACAAGCTTCTCATCGTAAATCGTGGAGGGATAGAAATCCTTGAGAGAATCTTAACTGGCAAAGGATCCAGCAATGAAGAAAAGCTTTGGGCTGCTCGAGGAGTGTGGCAAATGGCATTCAAAGAAGAGAACAAAGTCAAAATACGGCAGTCAGCAGCAACCATCgaaggtacatgtaggtcgatgaAAAACAGTTGATGCAACAGTTAAATCGGtcatgtaataataatgtatATGCCAGGAGGTTGATCTCTTGAATGTATCTAGCTATTGAATATTTTCAACAACTTTGTCTAATTTACATAAAGTATTCTTTGTCgggcaatttttttatttctacattCAAAgcctatttcttttaaattcacAGCACTGAGGAAAACTGAGGAAACCACTGATCATTGCGATGTCAAAGAAGCATGCGCAGGTGCACTTTTCGTTATCAATGAAGTGTCGGACATCGATGGTGTATTCGAAGGTCCGATCCCTGCTCATAAGGATAAGAGGGAGGTTTTGCCAGGCAACGAAACTGACGGGCATGTTATGATTAGCTACCAGCATAAGAGTCGGGATCGTATGCTGAAAGTCAAGAGCTACCTTGAGGGTCTTGGATACGACGTCTGGATGGATGTGGACAGATTGGGTAAAAATTCTtgatttttcttgaatatgGCCTCATTTactttccataatttttctttccatcatcAGGCCTGCATGTATACTAAATATCTTTGTCAGTGTAGTATTACTCCATTTTTATCTCTACATTCTGAAGGAATGATAGCAGGAAATTGGAAAGGATGAGCCAGGTGGTATCACTGGCGAAGGAGATTATTGATTGAAAATTTAGATTCTCTCTTCGAATTTCCCTATGAGCAAGTCGATTTGAGGCAATTAACTTCTCCTTGCTTTTTCCATGGTTTATAAAATTTTCGCGGTCTCTATCGGCCTAGCACTGTTTCTGATACTTCTCCATGTCGTTCAATTGTTTCTGTTTCCAGAAGGTGACATATTGGATTCCATGGCCAAAGCGGTTCAGAGAGCTGCGGTAGTCTTGGTTTGCATGACCCGAACATTCAAGGAGAGTCAACATTGTCGCACAGGTTTGgcccaaaaaatatattttcacatcACGGGGCTATAATAGTTTCATAGtgtatcaggggcggatccagccttcgccaatagaccccgatcggccgctcgaagatgatttttggtttctttgaaggggaagtcctaacagtcactttttagctttactCTTATtaatcaacataattatatatcataatccttatttatataatgcgagcgcgaagcgcgagctaaacttTTTGGAAATCctgtgtattttttcctaaaatttgaacattctgggcaatgtttatcctgaaaaagatgtgtatgcaactaaataattactacgaacgcgaagcgcgagcagaaatgaactgatggaaaaaggtacctgttaaagattgaatgcagttagccatgaagacgttacatattttaaaaatcaaataatgcgagcgcgaagcgcgagctgaaattttagacatttttacccgaagaatggaaattctaagcactttttgtaacttaaacagaataggtatataactaaacaattaatgcgagcgcgaagcgcgagcggaaaatttcaagatttagacctactgaacgagatactctattcatgttttgtaaatcatgaaaaggatgagtaattggggatcttccttacattaataatgcgagcgcaaagcgcgagcagaaaattttcatatgcgttttgaactgatcgaaaaggtacctagctgttaaggactgccacttagccatggagacgttacatatttcagcaatcaaatcatgcgagcgcgaagcgcgagcgaaaaaaaaaatcgagatttagacctaaaaacgggacactctattcatgttttgtaaatcatgaaaagaatgagtaataggggatctttctacattaataatgagagcacaaagcgcgagcagaaaatttttgatattgtgatctgaaactgaataatgataatatcctaagaacatgtcatcatatgaaaatgaagacaattcaattattaaattaatatcttattcattaataagataagataagataagataagatttattttatttatacacggttaaaaagcccaaacagttcacagactgatttccattggggccgtgtggaacatacaattgacaaagtaaacattttaaaatcagtgtataacgaacaatatatatggaaaaagaaaaggagcatcaatgcctaatgagggcgcgaaatctgatgatgtgatggcctgaaaactggacatttcaatcacttttgtaattataactagggtgcatcagttaatatattatAAACCATTTATACGAGCGCAAATTGTGAGTCTAATTATTTTTCTACACTGTtatgaaaagggattttaagtagtttgttgtataatcaatattgagacatacataactcgccaatcaaaatgcgagcgtgcagcgctagctgatacgttttgacaatcagacctgaaaagagatattttgaaaacctcatggaatacacgaaaataataggtacctgataaatcaaaatttgctcgcgcgcagcgcgagcagaaaatgatgatatattcagaccataaaactgacatttttacagagcactttttaaaaatcaatttgtaaatcacacaaaataatgaaagttcaatttccgggatgaaatatgttttgtatattatatattgatatttaaacaccatattgaacaagatatgtaaatcacctaaaatgcctgggcccctcggccccccctggatccgtctATGGTGTATCCACCTAATATCCCGATGGGTTTTGGTATTGCTAGGTGCGGTATATGCGAATTACAATTATCCCTGTGATGGGTTCGTAGCAGAGAAGCCTCGACAGACCTGTGTAACGGAATGAAGACCATACAAGAGGACGCCACTGCTAGTAATTCTAGGGTTCGTAACACAATATCCATTTATTGTTTCCTTTGATTTGCATTCTCTATTTTCCAGAAGCCACCTATGCCTACACCCTGAATAAGGACATAATTCCACTAATGCTTCAAGATCAGTTCGCCCCAGAGGACTGGCTCGGTGCCCTCGTTGGAATGAAGAAGTATTACCCTTTATTTTCAGACGATcttatgaaaaaaaaccttCCTGACTTGGTCCGAGATCTAGGAAACAGAGGCAAATGTGGGAAATCAGATCGGGTCGAACCGTTTATTGATGGGTTCACAGGTAGGCCGAATTTATAAAGGAGCTGAATTTTTCCATCGTAtcctcttttgttatttttgtattttgttcctTTCagtttctattaaaaaaaaaatcgcaattAGAAGTCTTATCGAATAAAGAATCTAGGATCATTGTCATTTGGTATTAAATCAGAGACAATGTTTACGATTTTCATAATTGCCCCTTCCCCTTATGTGTTATTTTGCTGTGCTCTCACCTGTTACACGATCAATATTTCATCATTGTATCTTAGAATCGAGCCTTGTAACAGTCCACGGTCTGCGGCAAAATGATGAAATAGCAGGAGACGAAGTAGATTGCGGTGGAGGACTCACAGACAACCCAGCTGGCAACGAAAAGCTGTTGCATTCGAGCTCATATACCAAGGCTGAAGATATAGTGACGTGGGATGGGGAAGAAACGCGGAAATGGCTGAGATCAAAAGGTGTCGACACCAGTAATGACAGTTTCAAGAAGGTGGATGGCACTCGCCTGAAGCAGATCAAGAACCTGCTAAACCTGGCGCCAGAATTTTGCCTAAAATCTCTGAAGGAGGAATTGGGTCTTAGCTTGTGGGAC
Above is a window of Lytechinus pictus isolate F3 Inbred chromosome 15, Lp3.0, whole genome shotgun sequence DNA encoding:
- the LOC129277236 gene encoding uncharacterized protein LOC129277236; this encodes MAETHSLKHEKIFTKDQNEIFEAYCQRIDKFLLNFKKSRSLSDIYVDDDIFAMVNQLATRDMRSAIIAYLASREDIVDIFLMVWKNLTEVNISTFFDLITCICSLTHYSEEFGYAFGEKGCLPLLFLHLHKEDLDESQIGVILAILYNCCWKAPENRIICREFIDTLQVFAQSQDPVIQADAFLALSYIVDKSEVHKISLNEPCLNFILLALESAMSAQGAQNAFGYSTLELLQGLNQLAINDCNKLLIVNRGGIEILERILTGKGSSNEEKLWAARGVWQMAFKEENKVKIRQSAATIEALRKTEETTDHCDVKEACAGALFVINEVSDIDGVFEGPIPAHKDKREVLPGNETDGHVMISYQHKSRDRMLKVKSYLEGLGYDVWMDVDRLEGDILDSMAKAVQRAAVVLVCMTRTFKESQHCRTEATYAYTLNKDIIPLMLQDQFAPEDWLGALVGMKKYYPLFSDDLMKKNLPDLVRDLGNRGKCGKSDRVEPFIDGFTESSLVTVHGLRQNDEIAGDEVDCGGGLTDNPAGNEKLLHSSSYTKAEDIVTWDGEETRKWLRSKGVDTSNDSFKKVDGTRLKQIKNLLNLAPEFCLKSLKEELGLSLWDVLSLVDALEKLEF